The proteins below come from a single Oxyura jamaicensis isolate SHBP4307 breed ruddy duck chromosome 1, BPBGC_Ojam_1.0, whole genome shotgun sequence genomic window:
- the ALDH1L2 gene encoding mitochondrial 10-formyltetrahydrofolate dehydrogenase, with protein sequence MLRAAPRLLRTICTTGAVYQNKLKLALIGQSIFGQEVYNKLRKEGHKVVGVFTVPDKNGQADPLALAAEKDGTPVFKFPRWRAKGKPIQEVVAAYKSVGAELNVLPFCTQFIPMDVIDCPKHGSIIYHPSILPRHRGASAINWTLIQGDKKAGFTIFWADDGLDTGPILLQRECDVGQNDTVDDLYNRFLFPEGVKAMVEAVHLIADGKAPRIPQPEEGATYEGIQKKENAEISWDQPAAALHNWIRGHDKVPGAWATVDGQVVTFYGSSLLDASVPAGQELAIKGASRPGLVTKNGLVIFGNDGKMVLVRNLQFEDGKMIPASKYFSADETTALELTEEEKKMAEDIRAIWKGILSNIAVIEDSTDFFKSGASSMHVVRMLEEIKQKYSGLQLQNEDVYMATKFADFVQMAVRKLRGEDKEEELVIDYVSKNVNNMTVNMPYQCFINGQFINADDGKTYDTINPTDGSIIASVSSASLADVDKAVAAAKEAFENGEWGRMNARERGRLMYRLADLMEEHQEELATIESIDSGAVYTLALKTHIGMSVQTFRYFAGWCDKIQGATIPINQARPNHNLTFTKKEPIGVCAIVIPWNYPLMMLAWKSAACLAAGNTLVLKPAQVTPLTSLKFAELTAKAGFPKGVINILPGSGGLVGQHLSKHPDVRKIGFTGSTPTGKEIMKSAATNLKKVSLELGGKSPLIIFNDCDLDRAVKMGMGAVYFNKGENCIAAGRLFVEESIHDEFVRKVVEEIKKMKIGDPLDRSTDHGPQNHKAHLEKLLQYCETGVKEGATLVYGGKQVCRPGFFMEPTVFTDVEDHMYIAQEESFGPVMVISKFKNGDVDGVLRRANTTEYGLASGVFTKDISKALYISEKLEAGTVFINTYNKTDVAAPFGGFKQSGFGKDLGEEALHEYLRTKAITVEY encoded by the exons CACTGGCAGCAGAGAAGGATGGCACTCCTGTTTTTAAGTTTCCCAGATGGAGAGCTAAAGGCAAGCCTATCCAGGAAGTAGTTGCAGCCTACAAATCCGTTGGAGCAGAGCTAAATGTCCTTCCGTTCTGTACGCAGTTCATCCCTATGGATGTTATTGACTGCCCAAAACATGGCTCAATTATTTACCATCCATCCATCCTACCACGGCACCGAGGAGCTTCTGCAATCAACTG GACTTTAATTCAAGGAGATAAGAAAGCAGGATTTACAATTTTCTGGGCTGATGATGGTTTGGACACTGGACCAATACTTCTGCAGCGAGAATGTGACGTTGGCCAAAACGATACCGTGGATGATCTGTATAACCGGTTTCTCTTCCCAGAGGGCGTAAAGGCTATG GTGGAAGCTGTACATCTAATTGCTGATGGTAAGGCACCTCGTATCCCTCAGCCTGAAGAAGGGGCAACATATGAAGGGatccagaaaaaggaaaatgcagag ATCTCCTGGGATCAACCTGCAGCAGCTTTGCATAATTGGATCCGAGGGCATGATAAAGTACCTGGAGCGTGGGCAACAGTAGATGGCCAG GTGGTTACTTTTTATGGATCATCATTACTTGATGCTTCGGTGCCTGCTGGGCAAGAGCTGGCAATAAAAGGTGCTTCAAGACCTGGACTTGTAACCAAGAATGGCCTGGTCATTTTTGGTAATGATGGGAAAATG GTACTAGTGCGAAATCTACAGTTTGAGGATGGAAAAATGATCCCTGCATCTAAATACTTCTCTGCTGATGAAACAACTGCCCTGGAActtacagaagaggaaaaaaagatggcaGAAGATATTAGG GCCATTTGGAAAGGAATTTTGAGCAATATTGCTGTCATTGAGGATTCCACAGACTTCTTCAAATCTGGAGCATCCTCTATGCATGTtgtcag aatGCTAGaagaaatcaaacagaaatataGCGGGCTTCAGCTACAGAATGAAGATGTGTATATGGCCACTAAGTTTGCAGACTTTGTTCAGATGGCTGTCCGAAAACTCAGAGGAGAGGACAAAGAAGAAGAGTTGGTCATTGATTAT GTTTCCAAAAATGTGAACAACATGACTGTGAATATGCCATACCAGTGTTTCATAAATGGTCAATTTATAAATGCTGATGATGGAAAAACATATGACACCATAAATCCAACAGATGGATCA ATAATAGCCAGTGTATCTTCTGCTTCATTGGCTGATGTTGAcaaagcagtggcagcagcaaaaGAGGCATTTGAAAATGGTGAATGGGGAAGAATGAATGCAAGGGAAAGAGGGCGACTCATGTACAG ACTTGCAGACCTGATGGAAGAACATCAGGAAGAGTTAGCAACCATAGAGTCTATTGATTCAGGAGCTGTCTACACTTTAGCTTTGAAGACCCATATTGGAATGTCTGTGCAAACATTCAGATATTTTGCTGGATGGTGTGACAAAATTCAG ggtgCTACAATTCCAATTAACCAGGCCCGGCCAAACCATAATCTAACATTCACCAAGAAAGAGCCAATAGG TGTCTGTGCAATTGTTATCCCATGGAATTACCCACTGATGATGCTTGCATGGAAGAGTGCGGCATGCTTGGCTGCAGGCAACACATTGGTTCTCAAGCCAGCTCAG GTCACACCTCTGACTTCCTTGAAGTTTGCAGAACTCACCGCTAAAGCTGGATTTCCTAAGGGTGTTATAAATATTCTGCCTGGTTCAG GTGGCCTAGTGGGACAGCACCTGTCTAAACATCCAGATGTTCGCAAAATTGGATTCACTGGTTCAACGCCAACTGGTAAAGAGATCATGAAGAG tgcagCCACTAATCTGAAGAAAGTTTCACTTGAACTTGGTGGTAAATCACCACTGATCATATTCAATGACTGCGATCTTGACAGAGCTGTAAAAATG GGTATGGGAGCAGTATATTTCAACAAAGGAGAAAACTGcattgctgctggcaggctgtTTGTGGAGGAGTCAATCCACGATGAATTTGTTAGAAAAGTG gtggaagaaattaaaaagatgaaaatcgGTGACCCACTTGATAGATCTACGGATCATGGTCCACAAAATCACAAGGCACATTTGGAAAAGCTGCTGCAATATTGTGAAACTGGAGTAAAAGAAGGAGCCACTCTAGTGTATGGAGGAAAGCAAGTATGTAGACCAG GTTTCTTCATGGAACCCACGGTATTCACAGATGTTGAAGACCATATGTATATTGCCCAGGAAGAGTCCTTTGGTCCTGTGATGGTGATTTCCAAATTTAAAAATGG GGATGTTGATGGAGTGCTGCGACGGGCAAACACCACAGAATATGGTTTAGCTTCAGGCGTTTTCACAAAAGACATAAGCAAAGCTCTCTATATCAGTGAAAAGCTAGAAGCTGGGacagtttttataaatacatataacaAAACTGATGTGGCAGCACCATTTGGTGGATTTAAACAGTCTGGCTTTGGAAAAGATTTAG